The sequence AACACTCAGAATATGGTTAAACTTAATTATTTGCTTTCCAACCACTCAGGAATTTGATAGTGTACTACCTTCATCTGTCTTCTCGCTCATGTTCATGCTTTGATCAACATCTGGAGCTGAAACCCATTCCTGACCAAAGGGTTTTGGAAACTGTTACTGTCTCACAAAATCGCTCTGCTccagaaaattttctttctttttttttctcttctgggcCTAATGGGGTGGGGTTTCCTCACACAACTTATCATCTTATGTGGGCAGCTCTTGTGAGCCATTCTTGGAGAGCAGAAACATCACGTGTTGTTGCTACCAGATTTCTTAGCTAGCTTGTATTTTCTATATTATTGGATCAGTGAGTGAACTGTTGTCCAATAACTAAACTGTGAATCCTGTACATCATCCTTTTATAAGGCacacagaacaacaatgccctGCCTTCGGACAGAAATTGTCAGTCCTACTTTATGACTATACGAGTCATAAATGACAATAGCtacaaatacaaatgtaatTTCCTGCCCAACCGTGCCTGGAGGAGCCATTCAAGCAGTTCTCAAATCGACCATCAGTGGAGTTGGTTTTCCATTGCCTTGAGACACTTGTCACTGAAGTCTATTTTTTGTCACAGAGACTATTGTCATTGAGAAGCCCTAGCAGGCCCAGACAACAACATTCCACACCATTTTCATGGCAGTGAACAACTCCAGGTACTGGGGAATCCAGACCTTCACCTAGAATGGTCTGCAGTGTTCAGGAGGGAGGGCATTGACttgagtaaaagaaaacaaaacaacagaaaaaattttttcaaaaaattggtttgcattttttcttggCTAATGCTGTTGGTTTATTGTtaagagtttgtttttccttcttttttgttcCAGCTTGGGATTTGAGACAGCAACTATTCCTCCCATCTTCTCAGTCCAGGCTTGGTTCCAGAAATGAGACCTACTTGCATTGCTCCCAGCTCAAGCCTGCTTGATACTATGATTAGCAGTTGTGTGAAAGAAGGCAGATTTAAATCTCTATTATGGGCATATCATCTATATTTTTATAAGAAAGAGCAGCAGGATAAAGTAATCCCTTCACAGAGAATAGATGTCAGCCAGTGACAGGAGTCctcttaattaaaaacatgatAAAACAGCAGTGTCTTCAGGTGTGCCTTCTATGTGTTTCAGGATGTTGGTTGTCAAAATGGAGTTGGCTATTTCATATAGTGAGTGTTTTCACAACAGCTCAAAACTTGTACGTTGAAACCAACATGACGAAACTCACAGTAGCTCTAAGTTGTTGAAAAATAGTTACAGAAAGTGGACTGCCCAGGCAGAATAGCTTAACTAACTTCCAGCTAGGCAAACAAATAATCAAGTCCCATCTTTGTTCTTTCCTGCTGTATTTGTAAAATAGATGTATAATACATTTCAGTCAGCACCTCTCACCACCAGCTTCCCTTGGCTCACCAGTCCTATATTCCCCTCCCTTTAattctgcctctgacatcagCTTTCTATATTCTCATACAGGCACTTCAGCAAGGACTTTATTTTCACACTTGTACCAAGCCTGCTGACTTCTCAATTTTGGCCTCTTTGAAAATCTTCTCTTCAAATTGATTAAACTTTGTCTTTAGGAATTACTGTGTTATAAAATCTTTGTGTCAGGAATTACTGTGTTATAAAATCTTTGTGtcctgtgagaaaagcatgtAACCATTCTAGAAAAACTCATTCACACCAGTATTTTCAGTATCAATACCTGCAGCATACTAAGATGCCATCCCCAATGGCTGATAGCATCGATTGGGAATTCAGTCCCTAACAAAGGAGATTTCTTCCTCTGGTCCCAAGATTTCCTATCTTAAAACTGGAAGTGCATGCTGAAACCCCTAAGAACTTCATGTTATGTTTTGGGATGCAGGCATTCAGGCACACACACGTTCACTGTACTTGTCAGAACAGAACTGCCTGTGTGTAATGGAACatacatttctttctgcacCTTGAAAACAGTTGAGATCCTGAGACATTTAAGAGTGAAAAGTGGGAGGTTAAAATTCCAGGCCAGAGTTCTGAATAAATTCTTTCATCCAAAGCCATTGGACAATGACAATAATGCTCCCCAAGTATAGCAGGAAATGAGGATCATTCATATCTGCACACATGAACATAATCTTAGCAGGAACCAGGGAAAGAAACACTACTGCCATAAGTGACTACCCTTAGGTCCTAATTCCAAAAGGCGTTCCTCTCCATGATCACGGCTCAGGAACAAACAGCTATTATCCTATTGCCTTCAaccctcttctttcttctcttttctgatgCAGATGTCGGTGTTAGTGATGGAAACACAAGCAAAGAGAATGCAACTGTATCTCAAAGGAGAACACAGGCTCCACTGTTGACAACACCTGAGCCATGGCAATTTGAGCCATGGCAATTTTTCGTGAATCAAACACCAGCGAAGGAAAAAGCCAAAGAGGGTGAAACTCTGGTCTTGAACTGTCACTTTAAAGGCCCACAACATCCTTCCCGGACTGGTCTGTCAGTGAGGTGGTacaaagaagatgaaaagggACAGACAGACCTGATAGAAAGCAAAGTGACCATGTTGCCAAATAATTCTAGGGTTTTCATGAGCGGAGACTTGTCCCAGGGGATTGTCTCCCTGGTGATTCTCAATGTGACAACCAGTGACCACGGTATCTATTTCTGTGAGGTTACACAGAATGGATGGGTGATGAGAGGAGATGGGACAAAGCTGAGGATCAGGAGGGCTCTAGGTAATATTTGATGTTATttgtatattcttttttctccctcttcctcctccaaaACTAGTCTATGCATTTGCAGAAGGAGCGAAATTAGTCTGCTTGGTTTCTAGGACATATGGCCTAGTGTAATGGAATGCCCCACATAGTTgcatttctcattatttttgtcAGGCTAGCTAATTTTGATTGGCTTGTTCCTAGAAACAATCAGACAAGTATTATTGTAACAAGGATCATTTACAagtaaaagggaagaaatagtTCTGTCACTAGAATTAGTGAGTACTAAGAACAAAACTGTCGGAAAAGTTCTCTTGTGTACACATCTCTCTTTGTCAGAACCCCTCTGAGTGGCTGGTAACAGGATATCACCTCAGGAAACAGCTTCCAAGTCTTTTCTTTTGACATTACTTCTCTCCAACGCACTAATCTGCATATTCATTCCTTAACTCTGGATGACATAAGTAATCTCACAGTGAAGCACAAGGATCACGTTATATCAGTTCTGCTTAACTTCAGTCCCATTAAAATCAAAGTAGCTATAAAACTGCCGTGCTATATTTTCTTAGCATCACAAATATACACTAGGCATATTAAGTAGGGAGATAGCTTGTTTTGCCTTTATCAGTTGGAAATGTCAAAGCAGCTCTCCTTTTTATAAAGGCTAAACACATTTCAGTCCCAACAAATCAACACATCAAAAGGTTTATTATCTCATTatctaactaaaaaaaaagtatcaccTCTGTGTCAAGAGCATATCATGCAAGTGCCATTTCCCCactatttattattaaaacttCTAACTCACTGAGATTCACCAGGCCTTTGCCCTTTGGAGCCTGAATTCTTCCCTTACTAATTTTTACGTAACTACTGAATTTAAAACATGACTAACAAGGCAAGGTGTGCATGAGGACCTGATCATGTATCTTATGAGGTCTCCTACTGGCTTGATCTCATATTCTCTGTAGAGCATGTTACTATTGCAGTGTCTTCTCCCTGGCCAATGTAATTGCCTTTTTGTGTTCCTGAGAAGATGAAATGCATCATTTCTGCACTACACCTAAATTAAGGGGACAAGAGAACACGAGAAATATAACtcacaaataaatgaattgtGCCACAGATCAAGACTGCCCCCAATTtatctaaaataaaaaggagaaattagATGACAATGTTAAATTCTCCATTACATGAAGCAAATGACATACATTTTGAAGTGAAGAAAGCAATGGTTCTACAGCACCATTGTCCTTCCAATTCAACAAGCAGCCACAAAAATGAACTTCAACTGCAGGTGGGAAGAGGGGGCTGGATTTTTACTGATGAGCTACAGCTCACTCACTGGTGAGCAGCTGAGTGTGCATCTATTCAACAAGGTAGCAGAGAGTAGCAGCTTCTCCTGTGAATGGGTGAACAGATATTTGGAAATCTGTGCAATAGGTTTCATTTCTGGTTATGAATGGTGACTGGGCATGCAGCTATAGTTATTGGTGGGCCTGTCTTAAGCATATGCATGAAGACAAGGGTCATCAGAACAGTTGGATCTGTTCTGTACAGACTCTTGGTTCTTCTCAGTCTTGCCTGTGCAACTTGATGGTAGGTGTCCTGAGTTAGACTAATTAAGTGCTGATTAAAACTGATGAAAGATTTCAGGATTTGTCCTGTAGTCAATACATTAGCAACACTATCCATTTTTTCTTGTGAAGCTTAAATGCGACTAGTTTGACATATATCATGAACGCCTGATTATATTCTAACTGCAGATGAAACTGAAAGgctttaaattattcttttattatcCTTCCTGGATGAGTTACCTGACACAATGGATACCACGGGGCAGTCACTTAAAATCTGATCAGATCAGTCTTTTGTGCCGTTGCCCAGCCAGTTCCCTCTCTCTACAAGTACACTCTTCCTCTAGCAGACTCTACACCACAGGGCAGGTGCTCCTCACAGTACATTCCATAATCCTTGTCAAAAACCACGCTCATGTGCTAACCTAACCAATGGCTCTTCCCAAATCACCCTTCAGCTTGAACAAATAACAAAGGTAGAATTCCAGTGTGCATCTCAGAGAAAATGGGATAATTCTATCCCTACCGTGTTCccaaagaacaacaaataaaagaaaggactgcagcagagctctgcacacCTTCTGATGCTGTTTCATAACAGTACTTGACTGTTAAGGGAAACTGTCCTATCACTAATTCCCCAGAAAACATAGCAGCTTCCTAccaaggaatgaaaaaaatcaactccACTGTGCAATATGTTGTCTCCTGTCTGGAAGCCAGCAATGTCATGTCAGGCAAGACATCTGTGTAATCAATACCATAGTAAGTAGCTTCCCTATTGACACTGCAGAAATTGTGCTAGCTGCATTGCATTTGCTTGCCTGAAAGACACCTTACATtgctctctgccttttttttgtcCCTCAGGCTTGTTTGGTATAGAAGAATCTATTGGAACAATCATCGGGGTTGTGGCAGCTGGTATTGGAGGCCTAGGAGTTCTGATTATCATTTTAACCCCACAGCTAAGGAGATGCATCCTCTGCATGAAACGAGGCTCTCAACAAGGTATGgagcacaaaacaaaatctggcATAACTTGCTAGAAAGTTACTTGCTTCCAAAGATACCTTTTTAAACTTAGGTTGGAATTGGAATTAGACATTTACTTACCACTAGCCAGAGGTCACCCGAGGAGAGTTTGGTGTACCCAAAAGCTTACCTATATTTTCCAGGTCTGTCATCTGGTCTAATAATAGTAAGCTGGCACCAAAGGCTggatttcaaaacaattttagCTCCCTTTTGTGCAACCCAAGGTGTGGTCTGCATTTAAGaacgagctcagctcactgGAAACTTTGCTAAACGGGACCCttgaaaaactcatttttattttctcttttcccaacGCTAAAAAATCGGATTCAACctgctgaaaacaaaccaaaccgAGGCACAAAAGCCACGCAGAGCTGCGCTCGCTTCTCACTGGAGCGCTGCCGCCCTCTGATGGCCGTTGTAGTGGAGACGGGGACACAGGCGCGGCCAGGAGCTCCGCTCCCTCTTCCCCCAGCCTTACTGAGCACAGCGTAGTCCACTTCTGCCCACACAGCATCAGCCCTTTGCAAAAGCACTGAGAGAACGGAGTTCACAACACACTGCCTTGCCAGACTGCCTTGGGAGAGTTTGCTGTGCTGTACTAACCCGGtatcactgctctttctttttcttcttactcaGCATAGCTTGATCTGCAGAGCTACAGGAAACACCAGAAGCTGCAAAGGCTAAACACAAAGTAATTTATGATGCCCTGTAAGCCAAAAAGGAAGCTCTAGATGTAATAAAAGCTTTTGCCTCAGCACATGTTGTCTTTGGCATTTTCaatatgtttattttcccaCAGCCTTGACAGCCACAGTGGCATATTCAACAGCTGTCAAGAGCAAAACAacctttttaaaaggaatttgtACTGTTATCTACTGAAGGCCTACTCAATCTAGCCACCTATCTCTTTGTCTGGGCTCTGATGGGATAGTTCGGATCTTTCCCTACAATTACATATTATCTCAAAAGTACTCTAAGTTTGCCAGCACTGCTTCAAAACGAACAGAATGAAGGCTTCCATATGCTAACACCTGCCCAGAGGCATCCCTGTTTACCTGCCCAGAATATGTGACTTCTGGGGTGTTCTCATCTCCCTAGGAACTTTCCCATCTTGGTGCAGAGGCCCTTGTCCTGTTGGCTTGCTTCAGCCTACAATTCTGCAACAAAGAGGCAAAGGATCACTTGAACGCTACCTCATGCTGAAAAAATGGGGTTTAGTTTTAGTCTTCAACAGGAAACACAGTGTTCATATATAAACCTTAAGGAAGAGATAAATAAGGTTTGCTTGGTGTAAATAATGTTCTCTACAGCCTCAGTCTCCTGACATGACAGTAATTGGTCCCCAGGAGGTCAGTGGCACGGGACTGTGCCAATaagtgcacagcacagctgcacatcAGTGACTGAAGCATGCACATGTGACATGTGAGGAACATGCTCTTTTTCACAGTGTAGGTGTTCCTCCCGGTAAAGACCATGCTGGCCTTGCACCAGAAACGTCCCAGCATGACTCTGCTCACCTTTTCATAGAAAACCATAGAATCGTTTTAGTTGGATAGGACTtttaaatatcatctagtccaactcctctacaatgaacagggacatccacagctaaaTCAGATTGCTCACTGCCCTgtctagcctgaccttgaaaTTCTCTATGGACACTGCATGCAtcatctctctgggcaggcagttccagtgcttcactactcttacaataaaaaataaaaaataaaaaaataaaaaaNNNNNNNNNNNNNNNNNNNNNNNNNNNNNNNNNNNNNNNNNNNNNNNNNNNNNNNNNNNNNNNNNNNNNNNNNNNNNNNNNNNNNNNNNNNNNNNNNNNNAATAAGTCCAGCAGAAGTCTCCACCTATTTTCCAATTTATGTATAAATGTGTGGGAGCTGAAGATCAGGTGCTGTGAAAGGACAAAACAGTCATTTGGTGACAAGCAATCTGTTCTCAAGGTGTTTTTGCAAAAAAGATAGGAGAGTAGGATTTTATTCTTCCCTCAGAGGTTATGCATGTATCTTACCCTATTCTTCATTCCCATAAATCATGGTCTAACAGAAGTTTTCCCACACTATCGTTAGCTCTGGTAAAAGAGGTAAAATTTTATTCCAGTGTGTTCAGATTCAAAGGATTAGAAGAAAATTCCttaaaaaactattttcacCCTTCGTATCTGAAATGGCAGGTTGGATGAGTCTGCCCACATAGAAAGTCTGGCCAGAGGATGAACTGCGGGTTGTAAGGGGCTGCTCCCCAGCACTTTGCTGCTTCTTGGTCACACAGGCACACCATTTTTTCACATGGGTCTGTCAGGTtatctgcaaaagaaaatgaagaaaggatgGAAGATTCTATATTGGATCAAGGGGATAAGCAGTTGTAAGAGCGAGCAAGGCTCTAATAGGGAATACAGGTCatgggaggagatggaggaacCAAGGAACTCAGCAGCAGGGTTAGCTATCTGGTTTCTTTGGGTCAAAATCTACAGAAACTGTACCAAATCATATATATGAAGCTATATATAATGTAATCATACAACTGCATGACTAGGTAAGGACCACAGAGAACACAGAAGCAATTAGCTCAGGTGGATGCATTGCAAATAACTGATCTTCATTTAACAAACCCCATCCCACCTATAGGTATCTTAAAGCCATTAGGCTGATATTACCTAAAAGCACAGTGCCTTGTTTATTTGAAGCTAGTCCTATAGATCATCTAACACTCTCCAAAGCCTGCAGTAGGCAAAAGTGTAATTTCATGCATATGTGTCCAGGCTTTGCTCCAAAACTAACTCTAATGAGTAGAAATCTTTCCAGATTTCACTGGACTTCGCTGGATCAACACTGTCTGATAAATACACAGAGCCCCTACTTTTAAAGATTTTCTGAGGAGAATCATGTGTCTACAGCTGAAGTGTTTCAATGGGCCCATTCACAAGGGCTCAGCAGTAAGTCCATTTCTTAATTAGCTACCAACACTGCCTGGTTTTCTCCCTGCCCTCTGCTTCTTGACGTCTTCCTGTGCTATGCCAATCACTGCCAGCCTACTGTCAGTATGAGAGCCTGGCTTGTAAGCCAGTTCTAAGAgcacaatgttttttttttgagcagaCCCCACAgctcaaagctttttttttttgtattccagATATTTACCATATTGAATTCACTTATGTGTGATGGCCTAACTGAAGTATatggttttgcatttttattttccatttcacaaGCAAAACTGCATAGCAGTAgtaaaagataaagaaaagtcCCAGGTAAAACGAGTTTCTGTTTAATTTACctgaaaatatctgtgtttAGGATACAGTGCCAAGCCACAGGCatttaatttcctctttcatAGCATGCACAGTGAAAGCAATTCTGCTTGTAATTTCTCTGGATATCATTCCTCTAGGTCCAGTGAATGTGCCTCAGAATATAACACTCCATTTGTTTTGCCTGAATTGGATAAGACGTCACACCTTCACACCTCAGTGAAACCTGCTGTAGCTTGGGGTAGGAAATATCCCTTCAGACAACATTTCCATTGTTCCTCACTATCATGGATGTAAGAGAAAGTGAAGTTTTTTGATTATTCAGAGAGAACAGTTACTGGTTGCTCATGGGGCCTTGCCTGGACATCAGTTAAGGAATATACAGCATCTGTTTAACTAACACTTCTGAGGCAGGCTGGAACAAGTGCAGCCCATTGTTATGGGACAGCATTGCATGTCTCATGTGTTTGATGGTAAGCTTTACATCTGCAATCAGGATAGTTCCCTCACATCAAAAATGAATAGTTACACATTGAAATAGCTAGCAGAAAATATCAGTTAGCTACTAAAATACAGAATGGATAAATCAGAGGAAGAGCAGTTATGTCCAGCAAAATATTCCTTAGCCAATACCTATTTAATAGATGGTTCTTGAACTGGGAAAGGATATACTGTGAATGTATTGTGCCACACTCTCTGTCTGCTGGCAGATTTTCAGCTGCTTGGGGAGGCTGGGGATTGTACTAGAAGAATATAATCTTCTAGCAAGGTAGAAGATAACTCAGTTTTCAAGCAAGTAGCTTTGATGGCATGGGGACAGGTTTTACTCTCACACATTCCTTTTCAAACTTTCAAAGAGCTATACAAAAGATTTTACCATCAGGGACTTTTGGAAGACTTCAAAATAGAAGTGACAAATTCTAAGACTCAAGTCATCTGGTGCATGTCAAAACAAACTGGTGTGTACTACTGACGGGCTGCTACTGTGCAATTCAAGACCTCCTTGACTGGTACCAGCTGTAGAGCTGAGCAAGCCTACACACACTGTATGTGCCTGTGGCATTGAAATCACTCAACTCTGAAAGCCTCAAAATCCCCACCTCTGAGGCACACAAAGCTTTTGTGTTAGCCTGTGTTTCTGTGGAGGAAGGAGGGAACTAACACAGGCTACTGTGTCCTTACCGCACCGCACGGCATTCTGCTCGCACACCCACTGGTAGCGCTGTGCCTTTGGACTGCAGCcctctctctctgccttgtCGTAGCAGCAGTCATGCCTGTGGCAGCACCTTAGGGAGAATAAAAGGCAGAGTTTGGGCTTGGGCAGCCTGCATACTTTGCTCACTGGTGTTTTCAGGCACTGTAAGGTTATTCCACTCACCCACTGCTTAATGACAGCTCTGTC is a genomic window of Meleagris gallopavo isolate NT-WF06-2002-E0010 breed Aviagen turkey brand Nicholas breeding stock chromosome 1, Turkey_5.1, whole genome shotgun sequence containing:
- the LOC100550424 gene encoding uncharacterized protein LOC100550424 yields the protein MSQHIGKPYGSAVTLFLFFLLVDVGVSDGNTSKENATVSQRRTQAPLLTTPEPWQFEPWQFFVNQTPAKEKAKEGETLVLNCHFKGPQHPSRTGLSVRWYKEDEKGQTDLIESKVTMLPNNSRVFMSGDLSQGIVSLVILNVTTSDHGIYFCEVTQNGWVMRGDGTKLRIRRALGLFGIEESIGTIIGVVAAGIGGLGVLIIILTPQLRRCILCMKRGSQQA
- the LOC100551192 gene encoding phospholipase A2-like, which produces MGWRLLLLLLPQAVWKSALGKSHSLHTRGIIELAGAISCGTGRSPLAYIGYGCYCGLGGRGWPKDKTDWCCHRHDCCYDKAEREGCSPKAQRYQWVCEQNAVRCDNLTDPCEKMVCLCDQEAAKCWGAAPYNPQFILWPDFLCGQTHPTCHFRYEG